One genomic window of Halorubrum hochsteinianum includes the following:
- a CDS encoding DNA-methyltransferase, giving the protein MPELDDFPDLDVHWSSSEEMAEVEDGSVQSVITSPPYWDLKDYGHEEQIGTSDESYERYHDRLDRVWSECYDVLREDGTMWIVVDTVMERGDLKLLPYHIAERAEAVGFVLQDVAVWHKPTAIAGMTDRNVVNKKEYVVYLSKNRDHEFDDGDREHGLEDPAVSEGDRLGNLWRHPVKRGSVGTNVLHKAPYPASLVDRIVKVSTDEGDTVLDPFLGSGTTAKSALRLQRKCIGYELNEDFDDVIADRLSDLAQQSLTDF; this is encoded by the coding sequence ATGCCGGAACTCGACGACTTCCCCGACCTCGACGTTCACTGGAGTTCCAGCGAGGAGATGGCCGAAGTCGAGGACGGGTCCGTACAGTCCGTCATCACTTCGCCGCCCTACTGGGATCTGAAAGACTACGGGCACGAAGAGCAGATCGGCACCTCCGACGAGTCCTACGAGCGCTACCACGACCGTCTGGACCGAGTCTGGAGCGAGTGCTACGACGTCCTCCGCGAGGACGGCACGATGTGGATCGTCGTGGACACGGTCATGGAGAGAGGCGATCTCAAGCTGTTACCGTATCACATTGCGGAGCGCGCGGAAGCTGTCGGGTTCGTCCTACAGGACGTGGCGGTCTGGCACAAACCGACCGCCATCGCGGGGATGACCGACAGAAACGTCGTCAACAAAAAGGAGTACGTGGTCTATCTCTCGAAGAACAGGGACCACGAGTTCGACGACGGGGATCGAGAGCACGGCCTCGAAGACCCCGCGGTGTCCGAAGGCGATCGACTCGGCAACCTCTGGAGACACCCCGTCAAGCGCGGATCCGTCGGTACCAACGTGCTTCATAAAGCCCCCTATCCCGCGTCCCTCGTCGACAGGATCGTGAAGGTCTCGACCGACGAGGGCGACACCGTTCTCGACCCGTTCCTCGGCAGTGGCACGACCGCGAAGTCCGCCCTTCGCCTCCAGAGAAAGTGTATCGGCTACGAACTCAACGAGGACTTTGACGACGTCATCGCCGACCGCCTCTCCGATCTCGCGCAGCAGTCGCTCACCGACTTCTGA
- a CDS encoding DNA methyltransferase produces the protein MYLVDLREQIRSSDSLDAALRSTDGVWEDIYEAMEPTETLWVIAPNDYRDGRMWPCALAFADYIRDGAAFDLKNTISVHSREATTDEPDLRPSYCDILFLVRDKRNYQFHKDRIRVSHVYEGNEWGDDRETGQSAYHDTEVRRYNPEGKDPGNVWLREDRTQTSDQSVDETGTLSLSEAVRRCVLAGSGDGETVNALWADDFEDAITAENRTMNDIEAGTL, from the coding sequence ATGTATTTAGTCGATCTGCGGGAACAAATTCGGAGTTCGGACTCCCTCGACGCGGCTCTCCGATCTACAGACGGCGTCTGGGAGGACATCTACGAGGCGATGGAGCCGACGGAGACGCTCTGGGTCATCGCCCCCAACGACTACCGTGACGGTCGGATGTGGCCGTGTGCGTTGGCATTTGCGGATTACATTCGAGACGGAGCCGCCTTCGATCTCAAGAACACGATCAGCGTACACTCACGCGAAGCCACCACCGACGAGCCCGACCTCCGGCCGAGTTACTGCGACATCCTCTTTCTCGTGCGCGACAAGCGAAACTATCAGTTCCACAAGGACCGGATACGGGTCTCACACGTCTACGAGGGGAACGAGTGGGGTGACGACCGAGAGACCGGCCAAAGCGCCTATCACGACACGGAAGTCAGACGGTACAACCCGGAGGGCAAAGACCCCGGTAACGTCTGGCTGCGCGAAGACCGCACTCAGACGAGCGATCAGTCCGTGGACGAAACCGGCACCCTCTCTCTCTCCGAAGCCGTCCGGCGGTGCGTGCTAGCGGGGTCGGGCGACGGGGAGACGGTCAACGCGCTGTGGGCCGACGACTTCGAAGACGCGATCACCGCCGAGAACCGAACGATGAACGATATCGAAGCGGGGACGTTGTGA